Genomic window (Daucus carota subsp. sativus chromosome 5, DH1 v3.0, whole genome shotgun sequence):
CCTGTATTGTGTGGCCTACGTTTGCATCATTTAGTAACTTTACCCAGGGGCTGTATATTGTTCATTAACTCTCATCTGCCCGTTAATTTATTCTTCCACCTAGAACAAGAAAACTCCTGTTAAATGTTGACACAAAGCTTCACATATGATTTACTCCTTTATTTGGATGTTTCTGATAACTTGTATTATTTATGTATGTCGTCAGTTTAAGAGATGTATCAAGTGTCTAATAAGATGTCACAAGTTTGTATGTTCAGCATCTTGTCGCTCTGATATTTAACAGTTTGTATGGATTATATATGTTCAACATTAACTAAGATATACTTACCATCACTTCTTATTTCCAGGGATCATCAGTTGGATTGGAAAATATAGCACAGCCCGCTGACAGCAATGCTGCATCTGCTGATTCCATAATAAGCTGCAAGACAGAACCAAATGCTTACTTTGCAAGACAAACCTCCAATCTGTCATTTTCGGGTCTCACTGGAGACAGCAGCACTGGTGAATATCAAGATTGTGGGGCCTCTCCAATGCTTGTTATGGGAGAGCCGCCGCCATGGTGTACTCCCGAAAGTTCATTGGCTTCAAGTACCAGGAGTAGTGCTGTCCAGCGTTACAAGGACAAAAAGAAGACACGAAAGTAAGTTTACTGTGATacattttccaatatttatcAAGCTGAACTATATTTTACTAACTTCCGCAAATAAACCATATTTCATAACTTTTGATTGCTGTCGCATGCAGTCATCTAAGATGTTATAATTCTGTCTATTTTCGTATATTGGGGTTTCAACTCTCAATTCACATGAGTAGGGCCTTTATAGATCTGACATGAAGTGTGTCAGGTGTtgtctttatatataaattttgtaattttattatttaattctgTATTCTTCTAAACTTCAACCATCTAAAATTCAACGTTTGTAGGTTTGAAAAGAGAGTGAGGTATGCTACAAGGAAGGCAAGAGCAGATGTAAGAAAGCGTGTGAAAGGCCGTTTTGTGAAGGCTGGTGATGCTTTTGATTATGATCCTTTGAGCCAAACGCGAAGCTTCTGAAGTGAAATCAATACCTTAAGTTCGAGGAATGACTGATCAATGTCAAGTTGGAAGACCTGTCATAACTAATATTACTTGGGAATGGATGACACTGATCATTATGTCCTCACTTAAGAGTAAAGCAGATCAGTACATCACAAGGGGAATATTAGCATTAAGTTATAACTAGGAATATTAAGAATTGTTCTAGACCGTGGATAATGTAAAGTTTGCATGTGAACCTTTTTGCTGTGTAGGAACCAGAGGTTTTGTCAAGCTCGACAGAGTTCCTAGTCTCCTGGTTTCTCGTTTTGATATGGACCTGTACATCCTGCTCGTTGCAGATCTATGAACTTCATGACTTGGCGTGACGAGCAGCCAATTCAGTTGTGAGGTCTGGCATGAAGATTTTGTCGTGTAGCATACTATAATGTGTCAATTTTTGCATGTCCTACATGCTTGATCAGTATATAAGCATCCAAAAACATGACCATTGATGCCAGAATGTGGTAATGTATCGTAAACTTTTGCCTTTCGCTTAACATAGCCTATATTATGAACCGCTTTTGGATCATAGGTCTTACAGAGCATTCACATATTGCATTATCTGCTTTAGAACTTTGTTAGATTGTTAGAAGTTCTTAACCTCATTGTGCATCTGGGTTTTCTGAATCAGAGTTGTTCCTTTAGTACAAGTGTACAACTATTCACCTCTCTAAGCAAGCAACTCTGACTTCAAAATTACACATTCTGCAGTTGCTAAACGTCTCTGCTGCAGAAGCCTGTGCATATCAGTCTGTTTAGACCGCATACTCCGTCTGTTcgaattttatcaaaaacaagACGGGTGTACAAGCATATCAGTCACTGCATATTCCGTCTATTTATCAAAAACAAGACCTATTTATCAAAAACAAGACGGATGTACAAGCATATCAGTCTACTAATACTGCAAATTCCGTCTATTTATCAAAACAAGACGGGTGCACAAGTgtgtttaattataaaaaaatgggATAAAACTCCACCTCTCCTCTGCCTCTATCTGCATTGCACATGGAGATGGGAATATAATCTTGCCTAGCTTCTTCATCGCCTCAGAACAAGGGATTTGGTAGCTAGTGTAcatttaattaaacaaatatagTAATTCTAATTATTCCTTTCAAATTCTCACACGCATGCATTATCAGGCTcactcaaataaaaaaaaaacaaaatactacTTTCgtcacaaaaattaaaataaatcactaCTAGTAGTTTCAAGTCAGATAAATTCGAAAACTACAACAACAGTTCAATCAAGAATAGCTCTCATtccttaaaaaagaaaaagaaaaaagaatagcACTcattgagcacgattggatagcctaCCGGTGGATTTACCCTCTGTTGTCCCGAGGCACCCGgattcgactctggctcaccccaaGAATTATTGGAACAGATTCTAaattgtaaggcatataagcctgcattgttaaaaaaaaaataacactcattaaaattatattgaatattgataTCTACTTCTTTTCCGCTAAATTCGTAATTGCGGAAAAcagaaactccaacaaatcTAAAATTTAGTGAACTTTCTAATAGtaagggttggttcagctggttaaagagatgacatgtatcctcttggtcacaggttcgactcccgaagggagcataatttgtgattatgATTCCGGGAttgcggctgcgggttcctacgttaaaaaaaaaaaaaaaaatatctggaGAGAAAGCAATATAGTGCAGGAAGTTTCTAGGAACGTAATCTGGAAAGAGATCAGATGGATGCATATAAAAGgccaattttaatttattgaaatgCTCCTTTTAAATACTGGCACGTATTAATCTCTTTTTTAGTGGACGAGGAATTGATAGTTCCATTGACAGATTAGGGTTTTCATGCTTTCACGCGGATTCCAAAAGCTTTTGGAAAATTTAACCAATTACGTAGGGAGAAAAATTTGATacgaaataaaataatttcaaatgatATCTTTCTTGCTACTCTCGCGTAATTTTGATGAAAAAGGTACGAAAACGGCCAATAATTATTTTCTCGATTATTTAATGGgatgtaaatttaaaaaatctcgAGAGACGTTATATATAAACTCAATCATACATTCATGCCAGCACTGCCTCATCCAGACAACTATTTTGTGCTATCTATTTAGTGATTTAGTGATTTCTTTGAATATAATTTACATGTAATCTTCTTCTCCTGCCAATTCTTCTAAACATCTGTTCAAGTTCTTGAAGAACAGCCCTGTAACTGTGAGTATCTTTTCTTTAACTTCTTTTGTGTTTTATTGTGTGATTTTGatcatttttctatttttggtCACTTGTCCTGGATAGATACATGTAAAAGTTACAATCTTTTTGTTCTTCTCAATCTCAAAGGTGTCAAGGTGTTGTTAGAATATACTCTATGATCCCGTTAAATCCTTCTCCTAATATTACGAGGTTTTAAGAGAACAGATAAATTAAGATGGGTAGTTATACGCTTCAAGTGTTCCTGTAGAAACTGATTAGTCCACCGATTAGAAACCAGTGTTTTTTCCGAATTGTCTCCTGTTTGTCTGTCGATAAACAAGTCCCAATTCTTGTTAACTGTTGTGTTTCTATTTGGTGCTGGATGTTATCCGGACTCGGCTAAAAGTGTCCAACGTTGATACATGGACTcgataataatttgaaaattttacataccATATCCGAGTGAGTGTCCGACATGGGTATTCGAGACAGaatgaagagtccgggtaaGATAGGTGCGTATACGAGGACCAGAATCATCAGATACATTTGTGACTCTATTGAGCTATTTTCAGGTCCACACTTATTTATTTTGCTCTGTAATCGTGAACTTACATATTCAGTTATGCTGATCAGGTTTCCGAATCAAACATGGGACTTTCGCATTTCCCAGATCCAGCTGATGCAGGATTGCTATGCATAATTCTGGTAAACGCGGTTAAATACATCTCTACAATGAAGGAAATAGTCCGGTTTATACTTCAGACTATAGGCATCCGTATCGTATCATGGGAAGAATACAACATGACTGAGAGCGCCTTGAACTCGATAGAATGTCATCAAAGCTCCTCAGAAGTCTCTATTGCAGAGTTTCGTACCCGGATACCTGCAATGCACTATGATTCTCTGTGTCCCAAGCAACTAGACCATGACTGTTCTGTTTGCTTGACGAATTTCAGACCGAAGGCAGTGATAAACCATCTATCCTGTGGCCATGTTTTTCATAAGGTCTGCGTGGAGAAGTGGCTGAAATATCAAAAGGTTACCTGCCCTAACTGCAGGACTAATATGATGCCCCAAGTAGATGAAGCAGAAGGCGATACTTGCCCAATGTGATTATGTGAGTGATTCGGTTGCTGGACACTTTGATGTCCAGCTTCGTAGTTCTTAGGTACTTTGTAAGTAAATCTGGTGTCGTATTTGTGCCAGCTTTTTGCCATGGTCTAATTGAGTCTTTGTTATATTGTAAATATACATGTAAACTATGTAATTATTCCTTAAAGTAATGCTGATCTTGATTTATGAGCATCTGAACTGTGCCTTGTTCCAtagcatatatataaactatatGAGTAGACAGTATCAGACGTATAAAGAACATCGGAATTTGGTACTTTGTAAAAGGCCAGAACAACTACATGGTGATGATGATAACAGTGAATCATCAGTAACAAGTCCTGAATGGTGAGACTCTCTGTGGTTGCTAAGTTGGCTAGTAAAACAAATGtaaacaaaaattatcatcATATGTCCATAGTCACACACAATATACGATATGATTCCCCTGCAAAATTTATGCAGCTTCGACATGCTAAGCCTGTAATGCACCAGGTTTATCGGCCAGCATAGACAGCTTGGATCCAACAGACATGCTGGTTCGTGCAAGAGAGTTCCTATGAATGCGGCATCTGAAAGAACCTGGATGATTTGTTGGCGAGCACAAGCAGTTTGGTTTTATGCTTGCTGGTTTTTGTTCACCTCTGGGTTTTGTTTGTGAAGCCAATTGTGAGGAGTTTCTCAGGGGCTCCCCTCGGAGATTTGAAACAGATATACTTGGACTCGGTTTCACATGTAGTTCTCTGATCCTTTGTTGTTGCGTACCCATATGGCAATGCTTCTCTGATCAACTGCAGGAACGGATAAACAATAAAGGCAAGAAAAAGAAACTGAGAAACGGAGAGAAAAGATTTGCAGAATCACCTGGCTGAAATTCAAGATTAATAATAATGCAACTTCTGCAAATTgttcctctctctctcctttctgTTAGCCTGGAGATATGAAAGGAGACAGAAAGCAAAACATTCACCTCAAGGCCTACTTTCGTGTTATATATTCGTCGATGTATTTGAATCTTTTCTGTTTGCTATTTGAGGTTATGCTAAACCCTTCAATTTGCACCACAAATCCTCTtacttattttagaaaaatctcATTTCTGGTTACCCCTCTCTAATTATATTCTGAAACTTCCATTCACAGAGTCCATGATTTCTGAGCTATACTATAGCTAAAACATGTGTGATCAAGACTCAAATATCAGAGCAGTATGTATCCAAAGAAGCTTACAGACAGTAACATAGCATTGATGTTCTGCACTGGATCTCATAGAACAATGGTTATTGTATATTAGTGTTCCTCACACATTATTACTAAATTGTCTGttgaaaaatttaaaagtgAAGGCCAAACAAATTTGATAAGCTTCATAAATTTTTGTCATTCGACATGACACTCAGAGATCACTGTCAGAGATGGCTCCCAGGTAATCATCTTCACCCTCCTCGTCTTCACTTCGTTAGACTTGCTGCTACTAGAGCTCTTCTTCAGCCCGCCATTTCTCTTCTTTCTCCGTTTTTCCTGATCATTACCACCTGACTTCTTATCAATGCCAGTGAAACTTACATGACGCTTTTCAGCATTCGGCTTACTAACATCCTTCATTGGGAGATATGACTTGTTACTAAGCTCATCCTTGCATTCTGAGACCAAAAAACCGAGAGGAGAATTAGAACTATCATCGTCAGGTTCAATTTTGCTGACTCTCCGCTTCAGCTTCTTGACTGTCCTTTTTGGAACAACATAAAATTTCTGTCCCGGTACAAGTATCTCCTCTGGCCGCACCACAGAGTCCCATGGCCTTTTGAAAACCTCAGGCCTTGCTAGTATACAAGAAGGGTACTTCTCCATAACCCCGGATGCTGGAACAGCCATGTAGTAGTACTCAACTGTACCTCCAGCATGAATGATCTTCAACGCTGAAGACCTCCCCTCCGCGTTAAAATGGCTCTGAGGAGGAGCTGGCTTCCGCTCCTTGGCACCAAAGAGCGTGTGAAACATCTCGTCTTCTGAAATTCAGCACTAAGTGAGCTTATCCAGCTTAGAATACTAAAAGACTTGCATGTTTATAGACAGATGAACggcaaaaacaatttttgaggCTTTGATTTATTCCTTTGTACTTTATTAGGTTAGCCTGGCTCGGATAAGCGATAAGGATATGTTAACTAATTAAATTGAGAGGTCTGTGATAACATCAAGGTGTTCGAATGTGCGATTCAGGGAGCAGAATCATAATCAATTACAGTTCATTGCTGCATTGTTGTTTAACTAGACAAAAGTATTCGACAGCAGCTAAATATGCGAAAAActagattaataaattatatttcttctcCAGCCAATGCTGTACATGGTTTCCATTGTTGACAACGATAGTTTGCTTGTACCTTTTGCCGAGTATTAACAATTTAATACAGCTTTCAATGCTATCCGACTGGCGACTACCAGTTGTTAAGTGATCAATTCTCCCGAAACCTTAAAGTTTTGGGAGGAGGGTTTACCATGACCATATTGTTATTCTAACATTTCTCCTTACTCAAAGAGAATATTGCGGTTTGTAGGGAGTCAAATCCGGACCAATTCTCCCAAAACCTCGAGGTGTTGGGAGGTGGACTTACGTCTTACGAGTATCATAATCATATTGTTATTCTAAAAGTATCACTTCAAGAGGTAAGGCTTTGGTACAAGACCAAGAGAAACGAAGAAAACAGAAACCTTCTGATATCCTAGACGACTAGCATCTTACAAAACCTCAAAACATACATTTGACGCAGAAAGCATATTAAGATTCTGTTTGGGAAGAAATCTGGATTACATTACTGACAGGAAATACTCAGAACTGATATATGCCAGCAAAGCTGTCATAGCCGAGGTCAACGTCGGTTGTAAGTTGTAACCTGTGAAATGTCACaaccgtttgggtgagtttaaaataggtggttttttgcttaaaataaaaaagtggagttgaagttagaagccgtgaaacaaaagttagtattcCTAAccttttataagtacttcttaactttttacacaaacagtacgaaataagtgcttctaacttatactAGATGTCGGCTTTTAAATCGTTGCCAAACAGCTCCAATATAATGCTGGCGCGACTTAACCGGCTTATAAgtcaaaaaaatgtcaatattatCAAAGTCAAACCATCTCAAAAGTATTTTAAATACAAATTcagcaaattttaattttttcactaatatttttcatgatagtgacaaaaaaataatgatttttaaaacCAATTTGTcagttcaaaaatattaatatacttaaAACACCaattttctaatataaattgatacatattaaaaaaaataaaaatactagtTTCCTATATTACGAAACATTCATAAACTCAAAGaattttattttcagattttattttattttatttttgagaatATTCACAGATTTTATCAATACCATTATTCACATTATACCCACAGGCTACACGGCTACACGTAAGTTCgggtaaatatttaattataatttaagccCATTCGATCATTGCAACCATTTATGGGCCGGCCGGACCGTCCCGTCATGTGATCCAGAAATTTCTCTATTTCGACCCATCAAATTGATAAATAGATAGATTGATACAGAGGGTGCGTGTTTCTTTCTCAACAAAACCCCTCTTTTATAAGCCCTAGTTTTGCTGCTTGAGAGCTCCATTGTTAAGAAATTACATACAATTATTGTGTGTATACACCATGGGTTCAAGGGGGGCTTCTGATAACCCTAGATTTGGCGATGGAGCTAGTCCCGGgttcgtctctctctctctctctctctctctctctctctctctctctctctctctctctctctctctctctctctctctctctctccctccctccctccctctgtccctctctcTCTTCCCGCCTCTCTCTttatctctcatctctctcgttAATCTCCTTTTCGTTGTTTTTATTCCAGatttatatatacttatttGTGTTGTGCACTATATTTGTTCTTGTATGTATAATCTActaaaaattttcaattttgttgaggagttacAGAAAGATTTTCATTGGGGGTTTGTCGAAAGAGACCACACTAGGTTAGTACGACTTCTTTGAATTTGCTAGGCAATGCAGTCTCTGTTGATGGTTTTTGGTTTGTAATTTATGTTTGATTTGGTGTGTGGTGATGGAATGTAGATACATTTGTCAAGTACTTTGGGAAGTATGGAGAGATTACGGACTCTGTTATTATGAAAGATCGAATGACTGGTCGGCCTAGGGGTTTTGGGTTTATTACTTATGCTGATCCATCTGTCGTCGACACTGTCATTGTTGAAACTCATATCATTAACGACAAACAAGTGAGTGtaatgtatatatgtgtttttgatatttgttatagtgtttgatttaattggttgtattgtcttatttttttttgtatgttAAAATTTGTTGATGCTTATCAAAGAAATGAAAGCATAAAAGCAGCTTGAggttgtgtgtgtgtctgtgttgCAAGTTCTATTTATTATTGCGGCCTCTCTTCAGAACTGTATGAAATTGATCCAGTTATGTCCCCTCCTAGACAGGAACACATGGAGTTGGCGTTTTCTGTTTGAGTCTGTTTCCATTGGCCTTTTGATGTTTTATTTACCAAAATGCATATGCCTGTTATAAATTCTATGTTAATGACCAGCTAAATGCTTATTACCTGACTTGCCTTTTGGATTTTGTAACATCCAGCTTAACCTAATGTAATAGGTCCCCGGAGTTTACTTTTTGTATTCCTTGGTCTATCAATACTATTTAGTGTATTGAggttgaaattaaaataaatatatatttgggaGCATTTTTCATGATTAAAGTAGCTTATGATCTtactaaatattaattttagcaTACAAAGCTATGAAGTATACTTGAAATTGTTGTAATATTGATTCCAAGAAACTTGCTTAAATGTTTGCTAATTCTTTCTGAGCAGGTTGAGATCAAAAGAACAATTCCTAAGGGGTCATCAGATTCCAAAGATTTTAAAACCAAGAAAATATTTGTTGGTGGCATACCTACATCTGTTACTGAAGGTTAGACACTTGACAATTTTGCATCCCCTCTTTCTCATCTGtccaaattaataaattaatgatgTAGACGAATAACAGTTTGAGTTATAAATCTATT
Coding sequences:
- the LOC108222252 gene encoding probable E3 ubiquitin-protein ligase XERICO produces the protein MGLSHFPDPADAGLLCIILVNAVKYISTMKEIVRFILQTIGIRIVSWEEYNMTESALNSIECHQSSSEVSIAEFRTRIPAMHYDSLCPKQLDHDCSVCLTNFRPKAVINHLSCGHVFHKVCVEKWLKYQKVTCPNCRTNMMPQVDEAEGDTCPM